A single Cryptococcus neoformans var. grubii H99 chromosome 7, complete sequence DNA region contains:
- a CDS encoding dihydroxy-acid dehydratase, variant, whose translation MSNGACEGCNCGRSEQLQQEGDIPVDRPERSFTAPADAAPYEGVEPAVPLRSKQWFNDPSDPGMSALYLERYMNFGITLDELRPKNRPIIGIAQTGSDLSPCNRGHMELAKRVRDGIIANGGTPFEFPCHPIQETGKRPTASLDRNLSYLSLVEVLFGYPIDGVVLLTGCDKTTPALLMAAATVNIPAICMNVGPMLNGYRGHKLIGSGGVMWDSRAEYAAGKISESQFVQQVSLSAPSVGHCNTVGTATTMNCMAEALGMALPGSATIPAVYRERGACAYATGMRIVDLVREDIKPSDVLTKEAFENAIAANTAIGGSTNAPIHINAVAKHIGVDLSGDDWEKVGYHLPLLVNVQPAGEWLMEEFHRAGGLPSVIAELIKYDKLPHPDALTITGKTIKENCEGDFSRDRRVILPFDKPLRENAGFLHLKGSLFDSAIMKTSVISDAFREQYLSKPDDPMAFEGPVAVFDGPEDYHHRIEHSSKIDAGTILVMRGAGPQGYPGAAEVVNMIPPGRLINQGIELPCIGDGRQSGTSGSPSILNASPEAATGGMLAYLKDGDRLRIDLLKRSANVLLSAEEIEARKKEMGPYKVPKSQTPWQEIFRETASELSDGMVIKGAVKYQKLAQTAGVPRQNH comes from the exons ATGTCTAACGGCGCTTGCGAAGGCTGCAATTGCGGCCGTTCTGAACAACTTCAGCAAGAGGGCGATATCCCTGTCGACCGCCCTGAAAGGTCTTTCACTGCTCCTGCAGATGCCGCACCTTATGAAGGTGTTGAGCCTGCGGTCCCGCTTCGTTCGAAGCAGTGGTTTAATGATCCCTCAGACCCCG GAATGTCTGCCCTTTACCTCGAACGTTACATGAACTTTGGTATCACACTCGACGAGCTTCGACCAAAGAACCGACCTATTATCGGTATCGCCCAAACTGGGTCAGATTTGTCTCCTTGTAACCGTGGGCATATGGAGCTTGCGAAGCGAGTCCGAGATGGTATCATCGCGAACGGCGGTACTCCCTTCGAATTCCCTTGCCATCCCATACAAGAAACGGGGAAACGACCTACGGCAAGCTTGGATCGAAACCTATCCTATCTGTCTCTTGTTGAGGTGCTTTTTGGGTATCCCATCGATGGTGTGGTGCTGCTCACTGGCTGTGATAAGAC TACTCCGGCTTTGCTTATGGCTGCCGCTACCGTTAACATCCCTGCTATCTGCATG AATGTGGGGCCTATGCTTAATG GTTATCGAGGGCACAAACTTATTGGATCAGGCGGTGTTATGTGGGATAGTCGTGCAGAGTATGCTGCTGGAAAGATCAGTGAAAGTCAGTTCGTGCAGCAGGTTTCGCTTTCTGCTCCCAG TGTCGGCCACTGCAATACTGTC GGGACTGCGACTACTATGAACTGCATGGCAGAAGCCCTTGGTATGGCCCTTCCCGGTAGCGCCACCATTCCAGCCGTTTATCGTGAACGAGGCGCTTGCGCTTATGCTACTGGCATGCGTATTGTCGACTTGGTGCGAGAAGATATCAAGCCCTCCGATGTTCTCACCAAAGAGGCCTTCGAAAACGCTATCGCTGCCAACACGGCTATCGGAGGCTCGACGAACGCCCCTATACATATCAACGCTGTCGCGAAGCACATTGGAGTCGATCTTTCAGGAGATGATTGGGAGAAGGTTGGGTATCACTTGCCATTGCTAGTGAATGTGCAGCCTGCTGGAGAATGGCTTATGGAGGAGTTTCACAGAGCTGGTGGCCTTCCAT CTGTCATCGCCGAGCTCATCAAATATGACAAGCTCCCCCATCCCGACGCGTTGACCATCACCGGCAAAACTATCAAAGAGAATTGCGAAGGCGACTTTTCCCGGGATAGACGAGTCATCCTTCCTTTTGACAAGCCTCTGAGAGAGAATGCAGgtttcctccacctcaaaGGCTCCTTATTCGACAGCGCCATCATGAAGACCTCTGTCATTTCTGATGCTTTCCGCGAACAATATCTTTCCAAACCCGATGATCCGATGGCGTTCGAAGGACCTGTTGCTGTCTTTGACGGTCCAGAAGACTACCACCACCGTATCGAACACTCGTCTAAAATCGATGCCGGAACTATCTTGGTCATGAGAGGTGCCGGTCCTCAAGGATACCCTGGTGCCGCTGAAGTTGTCAATATGATTCCGCCTGGAAGATTGATCAACCAAGGTATTGAGTTACCTTGTATTGGTGATGGCCGACAAAGCGGCACGAGTGGCTCCCCAAGTATCCTGAATGCCTCCCCTGAAGCGGCAACCGGCGGCATGTTAGCATATCTCAAGGATGGCGATCGTCTCAGAATTGACTTGCTCAAACGCAGTGCCAACGTCTTATTATCGGCTGAAGAGATCGAGGccagaaagaaggagatgggtcCCTACAAGGTACCAAAGAGTCAAACGCCTTGGCAGGAGATCTTCAGAGAGACTGCGAGTGAATTGAGTGACGGTATGGTGATCAAGGGAGCGGTCAAGTATCAGAAACTCGCTCAGACGGCGGGTGTCCCAAGGCAGAACCATTAA